Proteins from one Carassius gibelio isolate Cgi1373 ecotype wild population from Czech Republic chromosome A25, carGib1.2-hapl.c, whole genome shotgun sequence genomic window:
- the LOC127946977 gene encoding treslin, translated as MASQNVVFAIDVDYRPEESNSTTNGYQTHLKHWILRVLLSLGHKYGLEKVRWGYKFFHSRTVKSATLITRGSDFKELQEKVFSDFEEELLVKFSVKSPKSLGKSNKLKPSPASCVQNALKEILLDFQWDRPDLTSPTKVTLRPRRSSRSGRNIPLQDYDMLTIDKNILFVVSECPRSKRELEDYLSIRGDDSRHHRDIHEQLLPKGLIHMLMQRKVMLNWADSGILKANHVVEDYTGIESLAELLRQVGGQVVPMLSTRLPLMDQHSDISHLLGLGIDTFPIDSTNNYLQLSERMHQQVFPPVGGSLSWIEDGNRQSCSVTLEPVSCRQRFLRAPVDVVLRGVLQDLDTICLSHSASESWILQCTDAELGQEAFQHLKQLSTGGSAMLADVSEGGVVCSAVLLVLSSCTAQLTVLQPLVTQEDQLLPTDLVSLDTTNDLSSDLPDVVSSVLNVMFDIMEDEDLSDQVKSPFVPDWASQDLKQGSCSRKNVLVEGWFPLSDQSGISCDLMESMRLLHAAPEEEECGEEYSDNQQEITSSLSELYQSSTSGSSGNLRSKKRGTQCTPVRQKMKTMCRSLQMLNFARLNVKAQKTQGDSSSAASAKGAEKGGRRCSGDRMKPGTLHFNSEEELITHLGLTYQKAVENRSVSVPSQVQDMLSVVKAFIKTNSDVEVSFLGLVQKHLLKSSKFIRQLYENSSDEESKIRECQLQAVLQLELCRQSEQQENEEVVEQRIEDVADMLRIISRSKDAVYLSKFMQDEVLPVFLNSIPKVLADVYHSLGTQLPEALVAVLPSDFFSDESMAKDSVSVSPSLFSATHSNASSVRDHLEELRNRSAKKRRQNILTRHKSMAEAPQALRQIEMPRKSTRLAKPKLPLENPAVEEPPPPKQAVQEVTKVRRNLFNQVAASPSKKSKMPRSQSVSAVEGLKKRKRSHMEDEGRHTLLTKKVSETPLHKQVSNRLLHRQRTGRRSGESDVCIIEESPIKPATDLRRSPRIKSLTRRHSSVFYSSQQPRSRNLDRAISSSQLCHSEGKEGFNVSSVRSPVRILFGATQSSARLRHFTASSSKDHGNKELSLRSAVFESQNKTPQKLRSDPIGSAVECRTPQSPRTPCRTVGENGMTLRGSLFQSPAAKSLVVETPKKSPLKGILKTPMKSLLDCVSPNGASLRSPNCRTPKKSVTWSPSPRKCLPENQIDVPESPMFTKRYSPRLITHGKNSSPEERNVFKTPDKVPQMKSKASPGTMPRALEMCVLGTVDPETSESITRSGKMRRTLSLPCKITEKSGEFASVDSQQSDSSPFPVCASPLKPNIQTPIKSPSSTHRMCTRSGRTPVKESLLLSNKSQAITGFNPSPSKGLSVAVSKLNMSPYSGRPRTVIHPQSCSPTCIVGEFPQDNQTIGQNELNHGKAEEVSSSDSQQFDRSEFSITTDDESIDISEASVVKTQLTGGIKMNIAFSRKPSRSSEVFEFKGKQVIPVITTPSRSYGFRQTPDRRQREAEARLGYSSGTPKISTPKTQQSPACGKMSTPQPLTYEVEMEMQASGLPKLKLRRTDSFSTGDAPSSATKGMASHLVHRNMSNVKAPQVDSPLAQCSRHPGCISPSLCSRGTPAKGTPGKGVQTYICQSITPTHYPANNQSPLASPLTPSPQSRGWSTPENFSSWPRKKRARIETCGSKEQVIKGVPLLEKIAVFEDPELSDVFRIPGVEELKESLSTPVSQRKLSLRSSQVMDHQYSPEGMDWTETVVQECDARDPTKSEPFVWMGRKVDTPKVKKPVSASGIFALTQSPLLYKKSAVSSEAAQLNGSRSELDISPLCQPRRRRTPSRTYSRKKLLD; from the exons ATGGCCTCTCAGAATGTGGTTTTTGCAATCGATGTGGATTATCGACCAGAAGAGAGCAACAGCACAACTAATGGCTATCAGACTCACCTTAAACACTGGATACTAAGAGTTCTGCTCAGTTTGGGACACAAATATGGGCTGGAAAAAGTGCGATGGGGTTATAAATTTTTTCATTCAAGGACTGTGAAAAGTGCAACACTTATAACCAGAGGATCTGATTTCAAGGAGCTCCAAGAGAAGGTGTTCAGTGACTTTGAAGAGGAGCTGCTTGTCAAATTCAGTGTAAAGTCACCCAAAAGTCTGGGAAAGTCCAACAAACTGAAACCAAGCCCGGCTAGCTGTGTCCAAAATGCCTTGAAAGAGATCCTCCTAGACTTCCAGTGGGACAGGCCTGATCTAACATCTCCCACCAAAGTGACACTGAGACCAAGAAGGTCGAGTCGAAGTGGCAGAAATATCCCTCTGCAGGACTATGACATGCTAACCATCGACAAAAATATCCTTTTTGTTGTGTCGGAATGTCCACGGTCCAAAAGAGAGTTGGAAGACTACTTGTCCATTCGTGGAGATGACAGTAGACATCATAGAGACATACATGAGCAGTTGCTGCCCAAAGGTCTCATACATATGCTTATGCAACGCAAAGTTATGCTTAATTGGGCTGATTCTGGTATATTGAAG gCTAATCATGTGGTGGAGGACTACACTGGCATAGAGTCATTGGCAGAGCTTCTCAGGCAGGTTGGTGGACAGGTTGTGCCCATGCTGTCTACGCGTTTGCCATTGATGGACCAGCATTCTGATATAAGCCATTTACTGGGTTTGGGAATAGACACCTTTCCTATAGATTCAACCAATAACTACCTTCAATTGTCTGAAAGAATGCACCAACAAGTGTTTCCTCCTGTGGGTGGATCTCTATCCTGGATTGAag ATGGGAACAGGCAGTCCTGTAGTGTGACTCTGGAGCCGGTATCATGCAGGCAGAGGTTTCTGCGGGCTCCTGTGGACGTGGTTCTCAGAGGTGTCCTGCAGGACCTGGACACCATCTGCCTCTCACATTCAGCCTCTGAGAGCTGGATACTGCAGTGCACAGATGCTGAACTGGGTCAGGAGGCTTTTCAGCACTTAAAGCAGTTGTCCACTGGAGGATCTGCCATG ctagcAGATGTGAGTGAAGGAGGTGTGGTGTGTTCAGCGGTGCTGTTGGTGCTCTCCTCCTGTACGGCTCAACTCACTGTCCTTCAGCCTCTGGTTACTCAGGAAGACCAGCTCCTGCCCACAGACCTTGTTTCCTTGGACACCACAAACGACCTCTCCAGTGACCTACCTGATGTTGTCAGCAGTGTTCTTAATGTCATGTTTGATATCATGGAGGACGAGGATCTTTCAG ATCAAGTAAAGTCGCCGTTTGTTCCTGACTGGGCCAGTCAAGATCTCAAGCAGGGGTCTTGTTCAAGGAAAAATGTGCTGGTAGAGGGATGGTTTCCTTTATCTGACCAATCAGGAATCAGCTGCGACTTAATGGAATCAATGAG GCTCCTGCATGCAGCTCCAGAGGAAGAGGAGTGTGGAGAGGAGTACTCCGATAATCAGCAGGAGATCACCAGCAGTCTCTCAGAGCTCTATCAGAGCAGCACATCTGGATCCAGTGGCAACCTGAGGTCCAAAAAAC GAGGTACACAATGCACACCAGTAAGGCAGAAGATGAAGACAATGTGTCGCTCTCTACAGATGCTGAATTTTGCTCGCTTGAATGTGAAAGCTCAAAAGACTCAGGGTGATAGCAGCTCTGCTGCATCTGCCAAAGGTGCTGAAAAAGGGGGCAGGAGATGCTCTGGGGATCGGATGAAGCCTGGCACGTTGC ATTTCAACAGTGAGGAAGAGCTGATCACCCACCTGGGACTCACTTATCAGAAAGCTGTGGAAAACAGATCTGTGTCTGTTCCTTCTCAAGTCCAGGATATGCTTTCTGTTGTTAAGGCATTCATCAAAACCAACTCTGATGTGGAG GTTTCATTCTTAGGCTTGGTGCAGAAGCATCTATTGAAATCCTCTAAGTTTATTCGTCAGCTTTATGAAAATTCTTCAGACGAAGAAAGTAAAATCAGGGA ATGCCAGCTGCAAGCAGTTCTCCAACTTGAATTGTGCAGGCAATCAGAACAACAAGAAAATGAGGAGGTTGTGGAACAAAGAATCGAGGAT gTGGCTGATATGCTCCGAATTATCTCCCGGAGTAAAGATGCTGTTTACTTATCCAAATTCATGCAGGATGAAGTTCTGCCAGT GTTCCTGAACAGCATCCCTAAAGTCTTGGCAGACGTCTACCACAGTTTAGGAACTCAGTTGCCTGAGGCGCTTGTTGCCGTCTTGCCGTCTGACTTCTTCAGTGATGAGTCTATGGCTAAGGACAGTGTGTCTGTGAGCCCTTCACTTTTCTCTGCCACACATAGCAATGCATCCAGTGTCAGAGATCATCTGGAGGAACTCCGCAATCGCTCTGCTAAAAAGAGAAG gcagAACATACTCACACGCCACAAAAGCATGGCTGAGGCTCCTCAGGCACTTCGACAGATAGAAATGCCAAGAAAGTCCACACGTCTG GCAAAGCCGAAACTCCCGTTAGAAAACCCTGCTGTGGAAGAACCACCACCTCCAAAGCAAGCGGTTCAAG aaGTAACAAAGGTAAGGAGAAATCTTTTCAACCAAGTGGCTGCATCTCCCTCAAAGAAGTCCAAAATGCCACGGAGCCAATCTGTGTCAGCAGTAGAGGGTCTTAAGAAACGCAAGCGTTCACATATGGAAGATGaag GACGACACACTCTTCTGACAAAAAAAGTATCTGAGACACCACTGCATAAACAGGTGTCCAATCGTTTACTTCACCGGCAAAGGACTGGCAG AAGATCTGGAGAATCTGATGTGTGCATTATTGAAGAGTCTCCTATCAAACCAGCTACTG ACTTGAGGAGGAGCCCAAGAATTAAAAGCCTTACCAGGAGACATTCCAGTGTGTTCTATTCAAGCCAACAGCCACGCTCGCGAAACCTGGACCGTGCGATCTCCTCCTCTCAACTCTGCCACTCTGAGGGTAAAG AAGGATTCAATGTTAGTTCTGTTAGGTCGCCAGTTCGGATTCTTTTTGGTGCTACTCAGTCCTCTGCTCGCTTGAGGCACTTTACAGCATCCTCATCAAAGGATCATGGCAACAAAGAGTTGTCACTTAGGTCTGCAGTTTTTGAG AGTCAAAATAAAACTCCACAGAAGTTAAGATCTGATCCAATAGGATCTGCAGTTGAGTGCAGAACCCCTCAGTCCCCAAGAACTCCATGCCGGACAGTTGGAGAGAATGGGATGACCCTGCGAGGGAGCCTTTTTCAGTCACCGGCTGCAAAGAGCCTAGTGGTAGAGACACCCAAGAAAAGCCCACTGAAGGGGATACTTAAGACTCCAATGAAAAGCCTCTTGGATTGTGTTTCTCCAAATGGCGCTTCATTGAGGAGCCCAAACTGTAGAACGCCAAAGAAGAGCGTGACATGGTCTCCATCTCCACGGAAGTGCCTGCCAGAAAACCAAATTGATGTGCCAGAGTCTCCAATGTTTACAAAGAGATACTCACCAAGGCTAATTACACATGGCAAGAATAGCAGCCCAGAGGAAAGAAATGTTTTCAAAACACCCGACAAGGTGCCCCAAATGAAATCCAAGGCATCTCCTGGAACAATGCCTAGGGCACTTGAAATGTGCGTCCTTGGTACTGTTGATCCAGAAACATCTGAGTCCATTACAAGATCAGGAAAGATGAGGAGGACACTAAGCTTACCTTGCAAGATTACTGAAaagtctggtgagtttgcttCCGTTGACTCACAACAATCTGATTCCAGTCCATTTCCTGTCTGTGCTTCACCATTAAAACCAAATATACAAACACCCATAAAAAGTCCCAGCTCAACACACAGGATGTGCACTCGCTCTGGAAGAACACCTGTAAAAGAGTCCTTGTTGCTTTCAAACAAGTCTCAAGCCATTACAGGTTTTAACCCTTCACCTTCTAAAGGTCTGTCTGTGGCTGTATCAAAATTAAATATGTCACCATACTCTGGTCGTCCTAGAACAGTTATCCACCCTCAAAGCTGTTCGCCAACTTGTATTGTGGGAGAATTTCCACAGGATAACCAAACGATTGGGCAAAATGAGCTCAACCATGGAAAAGCAGAAGAGGTGTCATCTTCAGACTCACAGCAGTTTGATCGCTCTGAATTCAGCATTACTACAGATGATGAAAGTATTGATATATCGGAGGCCTCAGTGGTGAAGACCCAGCTCACAGGGGGCATTAAGATGAACATCGCTTTCTCAAGGAAACCCTCTAGATCCTCAGAGGTTTTCGAATTTAAGGGAAAACAAGTTATCCCCGTCATTACCACACCAAGTCGAAGCTATGGCTTCCGTCAAACTCCAGACCGGCGCCAGAGAGAAGCGGAAGCACGTCTTGGATACTCCTCGGGAACACCAAAGATCTCCACCCCAAAAACACAGCAAAGTCCTGCATGTGGAAAGATGTCCACTCCTCAGCCACTCACTTATGAAGTGGAAATGGAAATGCAGGCATCAGGCCTGCCTAAACTAAAGTTAAGACGGACCGATTCTTTCAGCACAGGTGATGCACCTAGTAGTGCAACCAAGGGCATGGCCTCACATCTTGTGCACCGGAACATGTCAAATGTGAAAGCGCCACAAGTTGACAGCCCACTTGCACAATGTTCTAGACATCCTGGCTGCATTTCCCCATCACTCTGCAGTCGAGGAACTCCTGCCAAAGGTACACCTGGGAAGGGTGTACAGACATACATATGTCAGTCAATCACTCCCACACATTATCCAGCAAATAACCAATCCCCATTGGCGTCCCCACTGACTCCATCTCCTCAAAGCAGAGGATGGTCAACCCCAGAGAATTTCAGTAGCTGGCCTCGAAAGAAAAGAGCTCGGATCGAGACTTGCGGGAGCAAAGAGCAGGTCATCAAAGGGGTTCCGCTCCTTGAAAAAATTGCGGTGTTTGAGGACCCAGAACTCTCTGATGTTTTCCGTATTCCAGGGGTGGAAGAACTCAAGGAGTCACTGAGCACCCCAGTAAGTCAAAGAAAACTGAGTTTGAGATCAAGCCAGGTGATGGACCATCAGTACTCACCGGAAGGCATGGATTGGACTGAGACCGTGGTTCAAGAGTGTGATGCTAGAGACCCTACGAAGTCTGAACCATTTGTGTGGATGGGCAGAAAAG TGGATACCCCTAAAGTAAAGAAACCTGTGTCTGCCAGTGGAATCTTCGCTCTTACTCAGTCACCTCTGTTATACAAGAAATCAGCTGTATCCAGTGAAGCAGCACAACTTAACG GATCAAGGTCTGAGCTGGATATCTCTCCTCTTTGCCAGCCGAGAAGGCGAAGGACACCAAGTAGGACTTACAGCCGAAAGAAACTTCTAGATTAA
- the LOC127946978 gene encoding protein disulfide-isomerase A3-like — translation MMLAVLFIAAFAAAARASDVLEFTDDDFDSKIGDHDLILVEFFAPWCGHCKRLAPEYEAAATRLKGIVPLAKVDCTANSNVCSKYGVSGYPTLKIFRDGEDSGGYDGPRTADGIVSHLKKQAGPASVELKSEAEFEKYIGGRDASVVGFFADGGSAAQGEFLKAASALRESYRFAHTNVEDLVKKHDADGEGIVLFRTPLLSNKFEDSSVTFTEDKFTSAKIKKFIQDNIFGICPHMTDDNKDQLKGKDLLVAYYDVDYEKNPKGSNYWRNRVMKVAKSFLDQGKKLSFAVANKNSFSHDVSELGLDGSSGELPLVGIRTAKGDKYVMKEEFSRDGKALEKFLQDYFDGNLKRYLKSEPIPENNDGPVKVLVAENFDSIVNDESKDVLIEFYAPWCGHCKSLEPKYKELGEKLSDNPNIVIAKMDATANDVPSPYEVRGFPTIYFSPAGQKQNPKKYEGGREVSDFISYLKREATNTVVVQEDEKKSKKKSEL, via the exons ATGATGCTGGCTGTGCTATTTATCGCTGCTTTCGCGGCGGCCGCGCGCGCCAGTGATGTGCTCGAGTTCACAGATGATGATTTTGACAGCAAAATCGGAGATCACGACCTCATTCTGGTGGAATTCTTCGCACCCTG GTGTGGCCATTGCAAACGTCTTGCCCCTGAGTATGAGGCAGCCGCTACTCGACTAAAAGGCATCGTCCCACTTGCTAAG GTGGACTGTACCGCCAATTCCAACGTGTGCAGCAAATACGGCGTGAGCGGATACCCGACCCTGAAGATTTTCCGAGACGGAGAGGATTCTGGTGGCTACGACGGTCCCAGGACAGCAG ATGGAATTGTTAGCCACCTGAAGAAGCAGGCAGGTCCAGCCTCGGTGGAGCTCAAAAGTGAGGCTGAATTTGAGAAGTACATTGGGGGCCGTGATGCTAGTGTTGTGG GATTCTTTGCCGATGGAGGAAGTGCTGCTCAGGGAGAGTTCCTGAAGGCTGCCAGCGCTTTAAGAGAGTCCTACCGTTTCGCCCACACTAACGTAGAGGACCTGGTAAAGAAACATGACGCGGATGGAGA GGGCATTGTTTTGTTCCGGACACCTCTTCTCAGCAACAAATTTGAAGACAGCAGTGTGACGTTCACGGAGGACAAATTCACAAGCGCGAAGATCAAGAAGTTCATTCAGGACAACAT ttttgGTATCTGTCCCCACATGACTGATGACAACAAAGACCAGCTGAAAGGCAAAGACTTATTGGTGGCCTACTATGATGTGGACTACGAGAAGAACCCCAAGGGTTCCAACTACTGGAGGAACAG GGTTATGAAGGTGGCCAAGAGCTTCCTGGATCAGGGGAAGAAGCTGAGCTTCGCTGTGGCCAATAAGAACAGCTTTAGCCATGACGTGTCCGAGTTGGGTCTGGACGGCAGCAGCGGAGAGCTTCCTCTTGTAGGCATCCGTACTGCTAAGGGAGACAAATACGTCATGAAGGAGGAGTTCTC TCGTGATGGTAAGGCCTTGGAAAAGTTCCTGCAGGATTATTTTGATGGAAACCTGAAGCGTTATCTCAAATCTGAGCCCATTCCCGAGAACAACGATGGCCCAGTGAAG GTTCTTGTAGCTGAGAACTTTGACTCAATTGTAAATGATGAGAGTAAAGACGTCCTCATTGAGTTTTACGCCCCCTGGTGTGGACACTGCAAGAGCCTGGAGCCTAAATACAAAGAACTTGGAGAGAAG CTTTCCGACAATCCAAACATTGTCATTGCAAAGATGGACGCCACTGCTAATGATGTCCCCTCTCCATATGAAGTTAGAGG ATTCCCCACTATCTATTTCTCCCCGGCTGGTCAGAAGCAAAATCCAAAGAAATACgag GGAGGTCGTGAAGTCAGCGACTTTATTTCCTATCTGAAAAGAGAGGCCACAAACACCGTGGTGGTGCAAGAAGATGAGAAGAAGTCAAAGAAGAAGTCCGAGTTATAA